One window of the Pedosphaera parvula Ellin514 genome contains the following:
- a CDS encoding DUF6249 domain-containing protein: protein MKYIGKMLAMALLIWAGTVVPLCAETNDSDENSSNNAVVVPPAPQPLQNPRSQEDRQIHETRPTYVVRPLITYELKLILVPIVIVTVVFASIVGVCAIFFSFLHRRNQMLHQTVRMMVEKGVAIPPELLTKPERKVPQRIQNDFRKGWILIGVGFGLICLAMFGDHGPSEMGVVGFVPLFLGVAFLMVSRMERKNKESIES from the coding sequence ATGAAATATATCGGAAAAATGCTGGCAATGGCGCTGTTGATCTGGGCTGGAACGGTTGTTCCGTTATGTGCCGAAACCAATGACTCAGACGAGAACAGCTCGAATAACGCCGTGGTCGTGCCGCCCGCGCCACAACCGCTCCAGAATCCCAGATCCCAGGAAGACCGGCAGATTCATGAGACCAGGCCGACTTATGTTGTTCGTCCCTTAATCACCTACGAACTTAAGCTGATATTGGTGCCAATTGTAATCGTGACGGTCGTTTTTGCATCGATAGTGGGTGTTTGCGCCATCTTTTTCTCCTTTCTGCATCGCCGGAATCAGATGCTCCATCAAACCGTACGGATGATGGTGGAGAAGGGAGTTGCGATTCCGCCGGAATTGTTGACGAAACCTGAACGGAAAGTGCCACAGCGCATTCAAAACGACTTTCGAAAAGGATGGATACTGATTGGTGTTGGGTTTGGATTGATATGCCTGGCGATGTTTGGCGATCACGGGCCATCAGAAATGGGTGTGGTGGGATTTGTTCCTCTTTTTCTGGGGGTAGCTTTTTTGATGGTGTCCAGGATGGAGCGGAAGAATAAGGAATCGATCGAGTCATAG
- a CDS encoding methylated-DNA--[protein]-cysteine S-methyltransferase — protein MESLVIHTEDGDFVATYSEQGLARLNFPETSREQFVSEAASAVRVSEWHDITAKALKEVLHGRVPEKLPPMDLAVGTEFQQSVWQAMRQIKTGQTRSYGEIAAIIGRPKAVRAVGGACGANPIPVLIPCHRVLAAHHRIGGFSGGMDWKRRLLGRERAQYFQ, from the coding sequence ATGGAAAGCCTGGTGATTCATACCGAAGATGGGGACTTTGTTGCGACTTATTCCGAGCAGGGATTGGCTCGATTAAATTTTCCTGAAACGTCGAGGGAACAGTTTGTTTCAGAGGCGGCATCTGCCGTGCGGGTGAGCGAGTGGCATGATATTACAGCGAAAGCCTTGAAGGAGGTCTTACACGGAAGGGTGCCAGAAAAATTGCCTCCCATGGACCTGGCTGTGGGAACAGAATTTCAACAGAGTGTCTGGCAAGCGATGCGGCAAATCAAAACAGGCCAGACCAGGAGCTATGGAGAAATTGCCGCCATAATCGGGAGACCCAAAGCTGTGCGCGCAGTAGGTGGAGCTTGTGGAGCGAATCCGATACCCGTCCTTATCCCATGCCATAGAGTGCTGGCTGCCCATCACAGGATCGGAGGTTTCTCCGGGGGGATGGATTGGAAGCGCAGATTGTTGGGGCGCGAGCGGGCGCAATACTTTCAATAG
- a CDS encoding DUF4149 domain-containing protein produces the protein MTGFLRVMGVVNAAIWFGAAIFFTAVIGPAVFSQETHKLFGETAFPYYAGGIAMIMIRRYFLLQIICAAVALLHFLLEKISFQRKLTRFTLILLLSLFGLGLIGRFGFYPKMEALRQTMYFGQTAEQKEKARSTFGAWHGFSQVVNLVMIGGLFIYLIQLNKPVESVRYGGVTKFRG, from the coding sequence GTGACTGGCTTCTTGAGAGTTATGGGAGTCGTGAACGCCGCGATCTGGTTTGGCGCGGCAATCTTCTTCACCGCAGTGATCGGACCCGCAGTTTTTTCCCAGGAAACGCACAAACTTTTTGGAGAAACCGCCTTTCCTTACTATGCGGGCGGAATTGCCATGATCATGATCCGGCGCTATTTCCTGCTCCAAATAATCTGTGCCGCAGTTGCTCTTTTGCATTTCCTCCTCGAGAAGATTTCGTTTCAAAGGAAGTTGACCCGATTCACCCTCATTCTGCTCCTAAGTCTTTTCGGACTTGGCTTGATCGGTAGATTTGGATTTTACCCCAAAATGGAGGCTCTGCGGCAAACAATGTATTTCGGCCAGACGGCCGAACAGAAAGAGAAAGCCCGCTCCACTTTTGGTGCCTGGCACGGCTTTTCCCAGGTCGTGAACCTGGTCATGATCGGCGGGCTCTTCATCTATCTCATACAGCTCAATAAACCAGTGGAATCGGTTCGTTACGGCGGGGTTACAAAGTTCCGAGGTTGA
- a CDS encoding MFS transporter encodes MNPTAAGATSINYPPGFRARRGLNWGFLGLLYTSFYMCRYNLSIANGSISKEFGFTKGEFGLIITTALLAYAFGQIINGLLTDRIGGKRAMIIGASGTIVMNILFGAASFAGVLHPELSDAAHPNGQWMAHFNLFHTEIFFRLLMLFVAIRGIDGYMQAYGAPGMIKINTAWFSRLERGRFAGIFGFMINLGRFGIFNLGPALLAGFTFLGMWQVHPLHWRWLFWIPSAMCAIVAIGMALTVKETPEAAGFHDTHAAEPAPTAAEANLRFGQVLLKIVSNPTIWIVALAYACTGAVRQAVDQWFPRYMQDMYQMDLKSASFQWLGFLIPFVASAGSLSSGYISDVLFKGHRAPVAAGLYFLETTIILLAAQFHSANAAVVFLVLISLTANSTHSILGTAAAMDIGGRKMAGFASGVIDSFQYFGGSLAGIALGRLLDNSLGNYFYFMAPFGVIGGLLMIFAWGKMTPKATTKPTPSPLPVATAK; translated from the coding sequence ATGAACCCAACTGCCGCCGGCGCCACCAGCATCAACTATCCTCCAGGTTTCCGTGCGCGCCGCGGTTTGAACTGGGGATTTCTTGGCCTGCTCTATACCTCTTTCTACATGTGCCGTTACAATCTATCGATTGCCAACGGCTCGATCAGCAAGGAATTCGGTTTCACCAAAGGCGAGTTTGGCCTCATAATTACCACTGCTCTCCTTGCCTATGCCTTCGGCCAGATTATCAACGGTTTATTGACCGATCGCATCGGCGGAAAACGCGCCATGATTATCGGTGCATCTGGCACCATTGTGATGAACATTCTTTTCGGCGCTGCCTCCTTCGCTGGAGTGTTGCATCCGGAACTCAGCGACGCCGCTCATCCAAATGGCCAATGGATGGCGCATTTCAATCTCTTCCACACCGAAATATTTTTTCGCCTTTTAATGCTTTTCGTGGCGATTCGCGGCATCGACGGCTATATGCAGGCATATGGCGCACCGGGAATGATCAAGATCAACACTGCATGGTTCAGCCGTCTCGAACGAGGCAGATTTGCCGGCATATTCGGCTTCATGATTAATCTGGGCCGCTTCGGCATCTTCAATCTTGGTCCTGCTTTGTTGGCCGGCTTCACCTTTCTCGGAATGTGGCAGGTGCATCCCTTGCACTGGCGCTGGCTGTTTTGGATCCCTTCAGCCATGTGCGCAATCGTCGCCATCGGCATGGCTCTGACGGTCAAGGAAACCCCGGAAGCTGCCGGCTTTCATGACACTCACGCAGCCGAGCCAGCCCCAACCGCGGCGGAAGCAAATCTCCGCTTTGGGCAGGTTCTCCTGAAAATCGTCAGCAACCCGACCATCTGGATTGTAGCTCTGGCCTATGCCTGCACCGGAGCAGTTCGCCAGGCCGTCGATCAATGGTTTCCCCGCTACATGCAGGATATGTATCAAATGGATCTAAAATCGGCCTCCTTCCAATGGCTTGGCTTTCTCATCCCCTTTGTCGCCTCGGCCGGGTCGCTGAGCTCAGGATATATTTCAGATGTTCTGTTCAAAGGCCACCGTGCTCCCGTGGCAGCCGGACTCTATTTTCTCGAGACGACGATCATTTTGCTGGCCGCCCAGTTCCACTCCGCAAATGCAGCGGTGGTTTTCCTCGTGCTGATTTCCCTTACCGCCAACTCCACTCATTCCATCCTCGGAACGGCTGCCGCCATGGATATCGGTGGCAGAAAAATGGCAGGCTTCGCCTCAGGTGTAATCGACTCCTTTCAATATTTCGGTGGCAGTCTGGCAGGAATCGCCCTGGGCAGGTTGCTGGATAACAGCCTTGGAAATTATTTTTACTTCATGGCTCCCTTCGGAGTTATTGGTGGACTCCTCATGATCTTTGCCTGGGGTAAAATGACTCCTAAAGCTACAACTAAACCAACTCCCTCACCGCTGCCAGTAGCCACGGCCAAGTAA
- a CDS encoding PhoH family protein, translated as MKNYVLDTNVLLHDPNSLLNFEDNNVLIPIEVIEEIDRFKRESSELGQNARTVSRSLDSLREQGSLNEGVELENGGCLRIIFQKKLKSDTTQAIFTDNTVDNRILSQALAIQKAHPKSHTILVSKDINLRIKADALGLQAEDYETDRIQIKDLYTGMLEMMVSAEKMAAFRTNGELELNGGNTYFPNEYCTLMEETNPKRTALTKVDPTGKKLVPIIDNREGVWGIKPRNREQHFAFDALLDDRIKLVTLMGKAGTGKTLMAMAAGLKKTVLDREFRRLVVARPTISMGKELGFLPGSLEEKLAPWMQPIHDALEMLSDLNMGQESRRSNDLMRSGSIVVEALSYIRGRSIAHQFMVIDEAQNLTPLEVKTIITRVGHGTKIIFTGDPYQIDNPYVDSSSNGFNYIISKFRSQAIAAHIELQKGERSELAELAANLL; from the coding sequence GTGAAAAATTACGTTCTTGATACCAATGTCCTTCTCCATGATCCAAACAGCCTGCTAAACTTCGAGGATAACAATGTCCTCATTCCCATCGAAGTCATTGAGGAAATTGATCGCTTCAAACGTGAATCTTCCGAGTTAGGTCAAAACGCCCGCACAGTCTCGCGTTCCCTCGACAGCTTGCGCGAACAGGGCAGCCTGAACGAAGGAGTTGAACTCGAAAATGGCGGATGCCTTCGCATCATATTTCAAAAGAAGCTAAAGAGCGACACCACCCAGGCTATCTTCACAGACAACACGGTCGACAATCGCATTTTAAGCCAGGCCCTGGCTATTCAGAAAGCTCATCCCAAATCCCACACGATCCTGGTCAGCAAAGACATCAATCTTCGCATCAAGGCAGATGCTTTGGGCCTTCAGGCTGAGGATTACGAAACCGATCGCATCCAGATCAAAGACCTTTACACCGGGATGTTGGAGATGATGGTCAGCGCAGAAAAAATGGCCGCGTTTCGCACCAACGGAGAATTGGAATTGAATGGTGGCAACACCTACTTCCCCAATGAGTATTGCACGCTCATGGAGGAAACAAATCCCAAACGCACGGCTTTGACCAAGGTGGATCCAACGGGCAAAAAACTCGTTCCCATCATCGACAACCGTGAAGGAGTCTGGGGCATCAAACCGCGCAATCGCGAACAGCATTTTGCTTTTGACGCTCTGCTGGATGATCGCATCAAATTGGTCACCTTGATGGGTAAGGCAGGCACGGGCAAAACTCTTATGGCCATGGCTGCCGGTTTGAAAAAAACCGTATTGGATCGTGAGTTTCGCCGGCTGGTGGTTGCCCGCCCCACCATTTCTATGGGCAAGGAACTTGGATTTTTGCCAGGCTCGTTGGAGGAAAAATTGGCGCCTTGGATGCAGCCAATTCATGATGCCCTGGAGATGCTCAGTGACTTGAACATGGGCCAGGAAAGCCGTCGCAGCAATGATCTCATGCGCTCCGGCAGCATCGTGGTGGAAGCCTTAAGCTACATCCGGGGCCGCAGCATCGCCCACCAGTTCATGGTCATTGATGAAGCCCAAAACCTGACTCCGCTTGAAGTGAAGACCATCATCACCCGCGTCGGGCACGGAACAAAGATTATCTTTACCGGCGATCCTTATCAGATCGATAACCCTTACGTGGACTCCTCCTCGAACGGGTTCAACTATATCATCAGTAAGTTCCGCTCTCAGGCGATAGCTGCCCATATCGAACTACAAAAGGGCGAACGCTCGGAATTGGCTGAATTGGCCGCCAATCTCTTGTAA
- a CDS encoding glutathione S-transferase family protein yields the protein MVELIQFPWSPFCIVQRRILEYSGVSFKITNIPSSDRSMVWRLTRERYYGVPVIRDGRNIVFETDNNSQVIGKYLDDRFRLGLFPHELEGLQYLIWRNIEDEIEDLTFRLNDIYWKEMVPAKEQVAFLRHKERKFGRGCIDQWHSQQKAFIAELTHRLLPYDQMLMDKPFLLGEQPRFVDFDLYGMLGNFLYSGHYRLPACHARLKKWYQRIENIKFEKSSREKLRS from the coding sequence ATGGTTGAATTAATTCAGTTTCCCTGGAGCCCTTTTTGCATAGTCCAAAGGCGAATCCTGGAATATTCTGGAGTCTCTTTCAAAATCACCAATATCCCCAGTTCAGACCGCTCAATGGTTTGGCGTTTGACCAGGGAGCGCTACTACGGTGTTCCTGTCATTCGCGATGGTCGCAATATCGTTTTCGAAACCGACAATAATTCCCAGGTCATTGGCAAGTATTTGGATGACCGGTTCAGACTCGGCCTTTTCCCGCATGAATTGGAGGGACTGCAATACCTCATTTGGCGCAATATTGAAGATGAGATCGAAGATTTGACTTTCCGGCTCAACGACATCTACTGGAAGGAGATGGTGCCAGCGAAGGAACAGGTTGCGTTTTTACGTCATAAGGAACGCAAGTTTGGTCGTGGCTGTATCGACCAGTGGCATTCCCAGCAGAAGGCATTCATAGCCGAGCTGACTCATCGACTGCTTCCCTATGACCAGATGCTCATGGACAAGCCATTCCTGCTGGGTGAGCAACCTCGCTTCGTCGACTTTGACCTTTACGGCATGCTGGGCAATTTTCTTTATTCGGGACACTACCGACTGCCGGCATGTCATGCCCGTCTAAAGAAATGGTACCAGCGCATTGAAAACATTAAATTCGAAAAATCCTCACGTGAAAAATTACGTTCTTGA
- a CDS encoding RNA polymerase sigma factor, which translates to MSFSDADLIARAISLGDQNAFGELVRRYQSPVRAFLTRMARGDSHLADDMAQQAFVKAWQKLSGFRGDARFSTWLFGIAYNEFRMEARRNKELALEEVADVPMEPMLESSVRSSNLRMDLTEAMKLLNSAERAAVVLCCQNGLTHEEAAQVLECPLGTVKTNVLRGKEKLRKRLMLEYQNYESA; encoded by the coding sequence GTGTCCTTTTCAGACGCCGATCTTATTGCACGCGCCATTTCGCTGGGGGATCAGAATGCCTTCGGCGAATTGGTGCGTCGTTATCAATCGCCGGTGCGTGCCTTTCTCACGCGCATGGCGAGGGGTGATTCGCATCTGGCGGATGACATGGCACAGCAGGCATTTGTGAAGGCGTGGCAAAAGTTGAGCGGTTTTCGTGGGGACGCGCGTTTTTCCACGTGGTTGTTTGGCATTGCCTATAACGAGTTCCGCATGGAGGCGCGGCGGAATAAAGAGCTGGCTTTGGAAGAGGTGGCGGACGTGCCGATGGAGCCGATGCTGGAGAGTTCAGTCAGAAGCAGCAATCTGCGCATGGATTTGACGGAGGCGATGAAGCTGTTAAATTCGGCGGAGCGAGCTGCGGTTGTGCTTTGTTGTCAGAACGGTCTTACGCATGAAGAGGCAGCGCAGGTTTTGGAATGTCCATTGGGAACGGTTAAAACCAATGTGCTGAGAGGAAAGGAAAAGCTGCGGAAGCGACTGATGTTGGAATATCAAAATTATGAATCCGCCTGA